A window from Peromyscus eremicus chromosome 1, PerEre_H2_v1, whole genome shotgun sequence encodes these proteins:
- the Znf329 gene encoding zinc finger protein 329 → MRLKIVAQNVSEEEEDVSFEVEMEGFKREESCLPILGDNWDCENQERNLRQSPLIDEKPGPQEANCDHLGLGEHLSTNPALLATNGFHVHNSDIKTFDCEQTLHSCPQSYTVRGTGDSDACEKTIHSSMEVTQPIRNQMRDKPYKYAESIKSLNHFTTPLCDKKIKKRSKKFYKGKDFGDILALSSSLNEKRSHSIEKPYKCTECGKCFKRNSSLVLHHRTHTGEKPYTCNDCGKSFSKNYNLIVHRRIHTGEKPYKCSKCGKAFSDGSALTQHQRIHTGEKPYACLECGKTFNRNSSLILHQRTHTGEKPYRCNECGKPFTDISHLTVHLRIHTGEKPYECSRCGKAFRDGSYLTQHERTHTGEKPFECVECGKSFNRNSHLIVHQKIHSGEKPYECKECGKTFIESAYLIRHQRIHTGEKPYCCNQCRKLFRNIAGLIRHQRIHTGERPYECNQCGKAFRDSSCLTKHQRIHTKETPYQCLKCGKSFRQNTHLVVHQRLHNREGPSQCPHCGKIFRRSWCLVRHQRTHIKEQPVEA, encoded by the coding sequence ATGAGACTGAAAATAGTAGCTCAGAATGtttctgaagaagaagaagacgttTCCTTTGAGGTAGAAATGGAAGGATTTAAAAGAGAGGAATCCTGCCTCCCCATTTTAGGTGACAATTGGGACTGTGAGAACCAGGAAAGAAATTTAAGGCAGTCTCCTTTAATTGATGAGAAACCAGGGCCTCAGGAAGCAAATTGTGACCATCTTGGTTTGGGGGAGCATTTGAGTACAAATCCAGCCCTTCTAGCAACAAATGGCTTTCATGTTCATAACTCAGATATTAAAACTTTTGATTGTGAGCAGACCTTACATAGTTGTCCCCAGAGTTATACAGTGAGGGGAACTGGTGATAGTGATGCTTGTGAAAAAACTATCCACTCTTCCATGGAAGTCACTCAGCCTATAAGAAACCAAATGAGAGACAAACCATATAAATACGCAGAAAGTATTAAATCTCTAAACCACTTTACTACTCCCCTTTgtgataaaaaaattaagaaaagaagcaagaaatTTTACAAAGGTAAGGACTTCGGGGACATTTTGGCCCTGAGCTCAtctcttaatgaaaaaagaagtcattccattgagaaaccctataaatgtactGAATGTGGCAAATGCTTCAAACGGAACTCTTCTCTTGTTTTACACCACCGAACTCACACTGGTGAGAAACCTTATACCTGTAATGATTGTGGAAAATCATTCTCCAAGAACTACAACTTGATTGTACATAGAAggattcatacaggagagaaaccctataaatgcaGTAAATGTGGGAAAGCTTTTAGTGATGGATCAGCTCTGACACAGCACCAGAGGATTCACACAGGTGAGAAGCCTTATGCATGTCTAGAATGTGGAAAAACTTTCAACAGAAATTCATCCCTGATTTTGCATCAAAGAACTCATACAGGGGAAAAACCATATAGatgtaatgaatgtgggaaaCCCTTCACTGACATCTCTCACCTTACTGTACATCTCAGAATCCATACTGGTGAGAAGCCTTATGAGTGTAGCAGATGTGGAAAGGCTTTCCGAGATGGCTCATACCTCACCCAGCATGAGAggacacacactggagagaagcctttTGAATGTGTAGAGTGTGGGAAATCCTTCAATCGTAACTCTCACCTCATTGTGCATCAGAAAATTCATtctggggagaaaccctatgaatgtaaagagtGTGGGAAAACTTTCATTGAGAGTGCATACCTCATCAGGCATCAGAGGATTCACACTGGTGAGAAGCCCTATTGTTGTAACCAGTGTCGTAAACTCTTCAGGAACATCGCTGGACTTATCCGGCATCAGAGGATTCATACTGGTGAAAGGCCTTATgagtgtaatcagtgtggtaaagcttttagGGATAGTTCCTGTCTGACCAAACACCAGAGGATTCACACTAAAGAGACTCCATACCAGTGTCTGAAGTGTGGAAAGTCCTTCAGGCAGAATACTCACCTGGTAGTACACCAGCGACTTCATAACAGGGAGGGTCCCAGCCAGTGTCCTCATTGTGGGAAAATATTTAGAAGGAGCTGGTGTCTTGTCCGACATCAGAGAACACACATTAAAGAGCAGCCTGTGGAAGCTTAA